aacagaaattagcTTCTTCGGTAATGGTTTCCTGCGACGAATGCTATTCAGCTTCAGGACAGGTTCCACTGAGCTTCTCCTGGAAAGTCAGTGTCTCTGTTATATGCTACTACTGCCATCTTGTGGAGTAAAATAGTAGTGCACCAGAAATAAACTTACAAGTAAATGTGAGTGCCAcacaacataaacataaacattttatttatgcagtaaaataaataaaatgttggggGGGAGGAAAGGAGCTGGAGGGATGTGACTTTTAATGGTCAAATAGTCTTTAGGTGCCACATAAACAATAGTGGATCGTGTCAAAAGGTACTGCTTCATTCCAAGCAAGATCCCTCTGTCTGTATCTGCTGCACTTAGAGGAAgtgctaaagtaaaaaaaaaaaacaacaactaagaaTTAAGAAAAATTCCCAACAAATATCTTATGAAATAAAGAGTAGGTGCTGTCCTGATGGCAAAAGGGGATTGCACAAAGTGTGGACAGATATGGGTAATATTGATGTAAATAATTGTGGCAGAGGTGCTTTTCTTCATATGGACCCTATTATGCCATTTTAggctcaaaataaaacattttcagattaaaaatttttattatgtaCTTTCAAAAGCTTAATACTCCAATCACGTAGTAGCTTACAAAGAATATAATCGAGGTTGTGTATTTACCTTTCttgtcacttttgttttaagttgatCTATTTATTATTTCCCTCTAGGTCTTGTTGTATGTGATGTTTTTCGAGTAactttttgaattaaatctacatttaagtCTAAGACAATTCATACCCCTGTCCGATCTTATGTCACTACAGTTATTTCTAAagagtttgtgaaaatataattttcttccaGTCATGGTACCCACATTGAGGAAAATCCAATGTCtcctctgcagaaacaaaggCAGGTCTGTCAATCTGAACATGATCCATGAAGGATCCTGTTTTGGTTTCATGAATGGAGCAGTTTCTGGTCCTCCTGCAGCTATGTTGAGTGAGGTCTGgcataaacaaaacagctgtGGTGTTCATGCAAATATGCACAGATGTGTCTGAAATGACAAAGTTCTGCTGTTTAAAATATGGAGGATAGAGTGTTACACTGTAAAGTACCATCTTCTCgggcacaggtgtcaaactccagtcctggagggccacagccctgtaacttttagatgtgcctctgctgcaccacacctgaatagattAATTAGgccattagcaaggctctggagaagtgatctacacaagaaggaggtaattaagccatttcattccagtgttttgtacctgtggcacatctaaaaactgcaggactgcggcccttaagcactggagtttgacacccctatTAAAGcggatttattttctcattttgacaGTAAGTGAACCTTCAGTACAAATTACAGGTATtgtgcaaaattattcacaccccttgaatttgtttacatttagtcaGAGAATAACCACAATTTCAGTCCTTTTTGTTGTATTCTATGTAATATAACAGCATAAAATGTagaataattgtgaaatgaaaggaaaataataaacatggaTAATAAGCAATAGTAAACCATCTTTTACTATTCTAGTGGCAAGCCTTGGAGGTAATGACTCTAACAGCTCACAGCATCTAGAGttgggctgaaacaattaatcatgactaatcgattgttgaaataattatcaactaatttagtaatctaTTAATCTATAACAGGAGTACATAGACTCAACAAAggtactttgtaaaaaaaacccattcccagataaataaacattttgcattttaaataataatttaaaaaaacatttgtttctaaatatatttttgtcaaaactcctcaagtgggattctttagcttcacctgcaacaaaatttaattttaagcaacaaaatatttattttctttttttttttaaatgaattgaattatgtgcttatttatatgtttttaaagtgtacCTGCAAACAATGCCAAAGGCCAGTCACATTACTACACACTGTATGAGACCACCATCACCAGCGGAGGGATGCTACAGTAAGGTGGCAATATTTGGGGTTGTGTCTAACCATTACCACTAACCCAGTCCAGGGTCAAATAAGGATCAATTAAGGcatggtttgatttaaaaaacacagatctgACCAAGCAGCTCTGTTTATTACAATCTGTTCATACTGCTTTGTGAAGTATATTGATTTGAATAAgcaaaaacttaataaaatgaCGGTGGCGGAGAAGTTGATTTTCAATTAGCTGGTGTCAGTTAGGGGCAATTTTATGTGGAATTCAGCCACAAAGAATTatattatagaaaaataaagttactaTGTCAtataaaagtcaaattatttttaagttatataatatatatagatataaagcatttttataagtaCTACAGGTAACAGTTGCTTCACTTTGCTGTAAGTGAAGCAATATGTAATACTGctccttaaataaaattataggTAATGATGTTTGAAATTTTGCTTTACAAAATCAGTGTTGGAATATTGAAATACTGTGCTTTTCAAGCAACAAACCCCAAGCTTGCTGTTCCTGATGCTAAGGTATGAATAATGAAGCTTCCTTTGTTATTGGCTGGGATGGAACCCAAAGGTGTGTCTGGTTGGGTGTAAACATTGAAGTGTTTCATCCTCACAGGAAGAGCGGACTTTGAGCTTCCTGGTTGAAAACCGTGGACAAGTTCACATAGGAAGAAACTTTGACAAACAGCGTAAAGGTGACCAGCAGCAATGCCTGCAGATTCTTTGCTTTACCTGCTATAAAATTACTCCCATTGTCAGAGGCTAGCTGAAGAGTCACTTTTCATTTTCGCTCTCTCAGGTCTGGTGGGggacattttattaaacagcaTCCCCTTGCGGGGTTTTACAATATCCAAATCTAAATATGCAGCCTAGTTTTATTGTCACATTTGTGTGCTTTATTGAACTCAACAACCTGCATTCAACTTCCAGCTGTgcttaaaatttgtttaaagaaaGCCTTTTCTTTATCAGGCACCTTGGAAAAGTCCCCAAGAAAAACCCAGTTTTAGATTGACAGTAATTTAACTGTTGGGTTTTTGCTGCATGAGTGAAACGACAAGAgaatcaaataaatacaaacacatctgtaaaacaaaaaaactagcTTTATGGGACCAAAGTAAATGGCTTTCTCACAGAACCCAGacatcacaaaaacatcatTCAGGTTATGTCCATGTGAACTGTAATGGTGCCGCCTACAGGGCAGACTGTGAACTGCGCAAACTCTTCAAAGCCGGAACCTGACAGTGTGCTGAGTTAAagaggttctgctgcaggttggTGGTGTATGAAATCAGAACTTGCAAGCTACGCTGGGAAGAATCGAAATATTTAATAACTTCTACTACGTGGAGTCATGGCTCTATATTCCACAGTTTTCCCACATGTTCATAATAAATAATCAGCAAACAGaatttacaaagaaattgtCGTTTAAATTAGCAAATAGCAAACCTGCAAAGTCCAGAGATTGTTAACGAAACAGAATCATCTCTTTAATAGGAGAACAGCTCTGCAGTCCTTGCAGCACATCAGGAAGTGCTGATAATACATGAATGTGAAAggttgtttgtgtttgacaataataaatcagtgcatgtgtgtgtgtcagctggTTAAGTGAATATGTGCTGAGCAGAAATACAACTCCTAATTAGTGAGGGGTTCAGGGTGCTATCTAAATAGGCTAGTGTTGTACAGTACTAATACAGGGGGGGTGTAGGGAGAGCTTGGATCCCATCAGTGCTGTCTGCCAGTCAGTGCTGTGTTACTTCAAACAAGGACTTGTTTTATGTGCAGCCCTGTGCCCGACAGCCCACTGACCTCAGAACAAAAGAGCCCTATTAAATGGTGATTGGATGCTTGGCTGGTGGCATCTGTGCTGAGAGGGTTCTTTATTGCACACGGGTTCATCTCTTTCTGGAGTTTAAATCGGGTAACCTCCTTTGTTTCAGCTCCTACTGTGCCGGTTCCATTTGGCAACTCCTTCCTCTGTCAACTCAGTTCCGCCCAGCAGAACAAACCACAAAGTTCCTGTGCAGTTGTGCTTTGATATGTTGAGTTCAGTGCATGCACATGGCTCAGTGCCTCCATTTATGCAGCAGAGGTTAAGTGCAGCTATTGTGCCGTTGTTATGTTTTTGGCCACCGGAGCTCTGAGGGTGGTTTGAGCCCAGACAGATCCTAGTGAAGCTTCCTTTCCTGAAACAACATGTATACACTTAATTAAGactgaggaaaagaaacaaagacaaaaggtAAAGATACAGTGGGAGCGTGTTGGGGGTCTACCTGTGTCATCTATGCAAATGTTCTGCCTCTGTATCagcaaacattatttaaaatttcattattatctcaatttttctgtttaacgGTTGATTTAATTAATCCAACACTATGGTGTCAGTCTTTAAATGACATCTCAAAATCTATTGGCTTCTTTGCCAATTGTTACCCTTCCTCTTTACTCACATTACATTTTGCCCTCCTCCATCTTCAGTGTATACCTGTAAACAACCATACTGCAACCTTCTACTCCACCACTGCTGGTTAGTGTATGTCTCTTGTTAAGTATGCAGATAAACAGATAAGTAaccaaaattttatatttaacctttttttatatttaactgcattttttaaataatatcttATGGTGCACTTTCCATTGTTTCTAGTTCATTTCCTTATTTGGACCAGTTCATCATAATGAAATATAACAGATTAATACCTCTGATCAAACTAAGCAGATCTGGGAAACCCCTTCCAGATTTCATTTATTGGAATTACGCAACCATATTTCCCTACTCCTTCACAAGatcataaaaactttaaatcattGGTTATCATTAGTTTTGGTGCCCTAAAGCAGAGGGTATGAAACTGTCTGCAAAGTAGGAACAAAAAGTCTCCAAAGCAGATAAAGATTGTCCCCACAGTCTGCTCTAATTGTCACATAGTCACATCCTTTGTgattgtacaaaataataataagatgaCGCAATCATTACCCCTAACAAACACCAACATCTGCTGTCATTACGAGATTATCCAATAGTTattgtttgaataaaacacacttttggattatttgtttctttaaagagaGATGGTGACACTGTGGGCTGCTGATCTGAGACCAGATCTATGCTAAGACATTtaagaagaaagcaaaaataatgcagccatactattaaaaaaactgataagaaaacatttgtgataTATCCTCAATAAACATGCTACAGTCATCACTGACAGACTCATACTCAGCTGCCATGGGACTAAATTTCAACCAGCCCTGGAAATATTTAGCATCTCCTTCGGCAAATGACTGGTGAAAATAGGTACGTATTTTATATTCTAGCCTCTTGCATATGTGATTCCAATAAATATCTGACACCAGGAGGTCGCTGAGAGGTATTTTGTTTGCTCAAGCGTGATAATCTGTCTGTTTCATTGGATTAAACTGGCCCAAACTGGGATCAGAGCCCcagtaaacagaaataaagtcaaatacAAATTGTTATAAagataaaatctaattaaaaaatgcaaagaataagcatttttttcaacaacTTTTATCcataattcacaaaaatacttgatactATGCAAAAGTTTAAGTAAAACAGAAGGGACAAAATAACAATGTGTGAATCCCAAATGAGAGCACACAACAAGCCATCCGAATCCAGATCttatggtttaaaaaaacaacaacccagaaaccaacatttaaaaaacaaaatgcagccatccaaatttttacatcaaggtgtaaaaagtaattttaccATGAACATATATAAGTTAAAGTGTTTGTTATTGATAAATCATTTCTATGTTCTCAAAAATGCAGTCATTAATATTATCTTCTTCTCTCAAATCTTAATAGTACAGAGATGTTAATGGTTACATCcatgaaggaaaaaagaaatgtgtcttGAATGAACTACACTCTTTCCCCTCAGGCCgtttcacaaaaataatcacagtGCAGATTTGCATTAATTTATCTTTCTAAAGCTCAGCTATTACCTGTCGGTTGAAGAATGTCATATCTCTACATTGGAGTCTGTAAATCCTTTCTTGCCCTCATTTACTAGCACAGGCTTCTCTGTCCGTGTGTGCCACACTAATACCTGTAGGTAAGAAGACAGGCATGGATGAGCATGCCTGATACTATGCAAAAGTTTAAGTAAAACAGAAGGGACAAAATAACAATGTGTGAATTGTTATTTTCACACATTGTAACATCAGTAACTATGTTACTGATGTAACATAGTTACATCAGTAACTATGTTACTGATGTAACATAGTTACATCAGTAACTATGTTACTGATGTAACATAGTTACATCAGTAACTATGTTACTGATGTAACATAGTTACATCAGTGGCATGTAACTATGTTAGCACATATTAGCAATATATTGCTTAACAATAAGTAGAGCACTGACTACTTTGATGGTgtttaatttatcatattttatcaCCTAATCCAGAAGAGTAATTCAGACACCAGGATTGGCCTGGGTGGCTGAATAATTCTTCTGGATTAGGTTTAAAACATCTACACATTTGTTCTACATGCTTGACTTTGGTGGGTCAGTCACAAGAAGTCCCAGTAAACTGCACTGTAGTTTGTAGTTGCAATGTTGCcaaatttgtaaaagttcaagttgtagaaatatattaaaattattgagAGAACTTCTCTTACCTTAGTGCAGTTTGAGGCTTTAGGCTCCAACTCACTCAGAGTGACCAGTTCCTTCAGTAAGCTGCTCTCCTGATATCCTCCCTTCACTCCTCGAAGCTTGAAATAAGCCTGAGGTTTGGACAGAATGAGGCCCAAGTTTACTGCAAACCCAGCCATGTCTATACCGAAAGGCCGGTGTGGGTCAAATACTGTTTTCCAGCCATACACCTTGCCTAAGGCATTTATTTTGGGTGACTCGTATCGCAGGCCACCCACAAATGCCACAGGCCACACAGATACCTTTTTAGTCGACCTCATCTGTTAgatgaaaacacagacataaaaattACTCATTGGAGTTGACAGAAATGCTCCTGTTTCACTTCTAGCACTAAGATATGTTAAGGGAAGGCAAggcagcaaaaagagaaaactattacttttaaaacatatcCCCTCACCTCTTCAAACAATTGTAGACTGTATGTGTTGTCGTCATCTGCAAAGTAGACAACTCCAGGCTGGCTGTAGTTTAAGGGGAAGGTCTCTCGTAGCCACCGCAGGGCCAGGTTCCTCTGCAAGGTACCACGAGGTACTCTGGGGTTCCTCCCGTCTCCTCTAGATTTATAAGTCAATGGTGTCAAAATGTTGAGGTGGGTGTAGTTAAGACCCTTTTCCTGAAGGAAATGGCTAACCAGAGTGGTCCTCCTCTGGGAGTCTTCCACAACAATCCAGTGCAGATTGGACACGTGGAGAAGAGTGTTGGCCAGGCGGGTCAGCTCAGCTTTCTGCACTGGGCGGCTGTAAGTGGGAGTGATGATGTGGAGAGTAGGAAGGCTTTGGGACCAAGGTGGAGGCCGGCTGTATATGTACTCAGTGCGGACCACATGCACAATGTCACGGCTCTGCAGTGAGGAGGATTCCTTTAAGGCCCGAAAGTCTGAGCGGCCACCAATTGTGTCAGctacagaggagaaaaaagaaagtgagcTGTAATTTCTGACACAAAAGTGATTTCCTGATCAACGAGAATTGATCGATTGGTTATAATGTTTTGAAccagttttcaaaatattataacAACCTGGTCCTGTTATTCAATATATAGAATTATCTAGAGATGACCTATCCATCATGGGGgctacactttaaaaaaaaacaactacaaagaaacaacatagaaaacaggaacagaatTACATGGACATCTCCCATTCAATTCTGCAATTGGTTTATTAAAAGCAACCATGAAGGGACTCGAAACCCTCAATCTTCTGATTCAAAGTCAGACACCTGGTCCATTAGGCCACATGGTCCTGATAAGcaggttttcaaatgtttaagcCATACTTTGACAATGTCAGGAATATTTGGAGAGGTGTATGAGTCTTGGGTGTGTAAGCATGCAGGTGTATATACAAGTTTTGAGATAAATCAGAAAAGTGCTTGGCAATTTGGCTAGTCTTTCATGTACACTGGAACAGAGAGAGTGCTATGGCAAGTTtgcattaaatatatattgacTTTACAGACTGGCGATAGTCCAGGGTATACTCTAATTGTAtaacatagctggagataggcaccagaaACCAGAATTACATGGACATGTCCAATCCGATACtgttacattaaaaacaaccatGAAGGGACTCGAACCCTCAATCTTCTGATCCGAAGTCAGACACCTTGTCCATTAGGCCACATGGTcctgtttataaataaatgtggtgaTTGGAACTGCCAAGTAATAAGcaggttttcaaatgtttaagcCATACTTTGACAATGTCAGGAATATTTGGAGAGGTGCTGACGCTAGCTTAAGCATGCAGGTGTATATACACATGAGATACAAGTCAAAAAAAGCTTTGCAATTGGGATAGTCTTTCATTAACAAAGGAACAGAGAGTGTGCTATGGAATGTTTGCATGATatatattgactttatttttcttggttataGCAATGGCAACTCCTAATtgtataacataaaaatagGTACAGAATTACATGTACTTACATCACCATCCCAATTCTGTAAGTGGTCTATTAACAGCAACCATTAAGGGACTCAAACCCTCAATCTTCTGATCCGAAGTCAGATGCCTTGTCCATTAGGCCACATGGTCCCGTTTTAAAAACACTTGTGGTATTTGGAACGGCCAAGTCCTTAGCAGCATTCCAAACATTTACACCATACtttgacaaagtgaaaaatattggTAGAGATACTGATGCTACCTTAAACATGGATGTGCAGATACACTTGAGATACAAGTCAGAAAAGAGGTCTGAAATTTGGCGAGACCTTCAGGAAAACGGGAAGATAAACTGTGCATGGAAGGTTTACAGGAAGTGTGTTGTGACTATCAAAAGCAACCATGAAGGGACTCGAACCCTCAATCTTCTGATCCGAAGTCAGACGCCTTGTCCATTAGGCCACATGGtcctgttttataaataaatgtggtgaTTGGAACTGCCAAGTCCTTAGCAGGTTTCCCAACATTTACGCCATACtttgacaaagtgaaaaatatcgACAGAGATACTGATGCTACCTTAAACATGGATGTGCAGATACACTTGAGATACAATTCAGAAAAGAGGTTAGCAATTTGGCCAGACCATCAGGAAAACTGGGAGAGAGACTGTGCAAGGAAAGTTTACAGGAAGTGTGttgagactttattttttagttattgaAATGGTAACTCCTGTTTGCCTAACAACATTGACATAGGCACAGAATTACATGGACATGTCCTATCCGATAATGTAAATGGTCTATCAAAAGCAACCATGAAGGGACTCGAACCCTCAATCTTCTGATACGAAGTCAGACGCCTTGTCCATTAGGCCACATggtcatgttttataaataaatgtggtgaTTGGAACTGCCAAGTAATAAGCAGGTTTTCAAATGTTCAAGCCATACGTTGACAATGTCAGGAATATTTGGAGAGCTGCTGACGCTAGCTTCAGCATGCAGGTGTATATAAACATGAGATCCAAGTCAAAAAAAGCTTTGCAATTTGGCTAGTCTTTCATTAACAAAGGAACAAAGAGTGTGCTATGGAATGTTTGCATGATatatattgactttattttttcttggttATTGAAATGGTAACTCCTAATTGTATAACATAAAACATTGCAGGTACAGAATTACATGGACATCATCCTCCCAATTCATTAAATGGTCTATTAACAGCAACCATGAATGGACTCAACCCTCAATCTTCTGATCCAAGTCAGACGCCTTGTCCATTAGGCCACATGGTCCGGTTTACAAACAAATGCGGTATTTGGAATGGCCAAGTCCTTAGCAGCATTCAAACATTTACACCATACTTtgataaagtgaaaaatattggTAGAGATACTGATGCTACCTTAAACGTGGATGTGCAGATACACTTGAGATACCAAGTCAGAAGAGGTTTGCAATTTGGCCAGACCTTCAGGAAAACTGGAAGAGAAACTGTGCTATGGAAAGTTTACAGGAAGTGTGTTGagactttatttttagttattgaaaTGGTAACTCAATTTGCCTAACAACATTGACATAGGCACAGAATTACATGGACATGTCACCCTCCCGATACTGTAAATGGTCTATCAACAAGCAACCATGAAGGGACTCGAACCCTCAATCTTCTGATCCAAGTCAGACGCCTTGTCCATTAGGCCACATggtcatgttttataaataaatgtggtgaTTGGAACTGCCAAGTAATAAGCAGGTTTTCAAATTTTAAGCCATACATTGATAAAGTGAAAAGGAATATTTGGAGAGATACTGATGCTGACACTTAAACATGCAGGTGTATATAAACATGAGATCCAAGTCAAAAAAAGCTTTGCAATTTGGCTAGTCTTTCATTAACAAAGGAACAAAGAGTGTGCTATGGAATGTTTGCATGATatatattgactttatttttcttggttataGCAATGGCAATTTTCCTAATTGtataacataaaaaacaggTACAGAATTACATGGACATCACCCTCCCAATTCTGTAAATGATCTATTAACAAGCAACCATGAAGGGACTCGAACCCTCAATCTTCTGATCCGAAGTCAGACGCCTTGTCCATTAGGCCACATGGTcctgttttacaaacaaatgcgGTATTTGGAATGGCCAAGTCCTTAGCAGCATTCCAAACATTTACACCATACATtgataaagtgaaaaatattggTAGAGATACTGATGCTACCTTAAACATGGATGTGAAGAAACACTTGAGATATAAGTCAGAAAAGAGGTTTGCAATTTGTCCAGACCATCAGGAAAACTGGGAGAGAGACTGTGCAATGAAAGTTTACAGGAAGTGTGttgagactttattttttagttattgaAATGGTAACTCCAATTTGCCTAACAACATTGACATAGGCACAGAATTACATGGACATGTCCTAGGCGATACTGTAAATGGTCTATCAAAAGCAACCATGAAGGGACTTGAACCCTCAATCTTCTGATCCGAAGTCAGACGCCTTGTCCATTAGGCCACATGGtcctgttttataaataaatgtggtgaTTGGAACTGCCAAGTCCTTAGCAGGTTTTCAACATGTTACGCCATACTTTGACAAAGTGAAAATATCGAGAGATACTGACACTACCTTAAACATGGATGTGCAGATAAACACTTGAGATACAATTCAAAAAAGAGGTTAGCAATTTGGCCAGACCATCAGGAACAAAGAGACTGTGCAAGGAAAGTTTACGATATATGTtgagactttatttttcttggttattGAAATGGTAACTCCTTGTTTAACCTAACAACATTGACATAGGCACAGAATT
This window of the Gambusia affinis linkage group LG15, SWU_Gaff_1.0, whole genome shotgun sequence genome carries:
- the b3gat1b gene encoding galactosylgalactosylxylosylprotein 3-beta-glucuronosyltransferase 1 isoform X2 — protein: MPKRRDIVAIVLIALPWMLLISVWHQSNITSVLTAQRADTIGGRSDFRALKESSSLQSRDIVHVVRTEYIYSRPPPWSQSLPTLHIITPTYSRPVQKAELTRLANTLLHVSNLHWIVVEDSQRRTTLVSHFLQEKGLNYTHLNILTPLTYKSRGDGRNPRVPRGTLQRNLALRWLRETFPLNYSQPGVVYFADDDNTYSLQLFEEMRSTKKAYFKLRGVKGGYQESSLLKELVTLSELEPKASNCTKVLVWHTRTEKPVLVNEGKKGFTDSNVEI
- the b3gat1b gene encoding galactosylgalactosylxylosylprotein 3-beta-glucuronosyltransferase 1 isoform X1, which gives rise to MPKRRDIVAIVLIALPWMLLISVWHQSNITSVLTAQRADTIGGRSDFRALKESSSLQSRDIVHVVRTEYIYSRPPPWSQSLPTLHIITPTYSRPVQKAELTRLANTLLHVSNLHWIVVEDSQRRTTLVSHFLQEKGLNYTHLNILTPLTYKSRGDGRNPRVPRGTLQRNLALRWLRETFPLNYSQPGVVYFADDDNTYSLQLFEEMRSTKKVSVWPVAFVGGLRYESPKINALGKVYGWKTVFDPHRPFGIDMAGFAVNLGLILSKPQAYFKLRGVKGGYQESSLLKELVTLSELEPKASNCTKVLVWHTRTEKPVLVNEGKKGFTDSNVEI